A single window of Oreochromis aureus strain Israel breed Guangdong linkage group 5, ZZ_aureus, whole genome shotgun sequence DNA harbors:
- the LOC116333843 gene encoding PAK4-inhibitor inka1-like has product MKGKEMLCLSDSGDCLREQMQYMMRSLQDLKQPWKSCPAARRPLAPINAQLPALVQHSALARACQQRALQREQRARLRMSDASTASTYDSACCLASPLEEDEDDSSSRFGFRLSTASPSSHKSLEFDSGYSEASWQDDGVYLRRTRNVRVSSSACMRTQRLPSGRIRPKSTSDVCLETWTSFEASDPEDWTNSLLTRGRNRQPLVLGDNSFADLIQNWMDLPECPEPTNLKPTSRPRLGKTFFVNMRRKLVGLSKSVEDKVRMRSTESQINRTDNAAKRLSCPVVAAQSRVPFFHKSHACINELDADFYRFAALMKSGSRQPIICKNIISYI; this is encoded by the exons atgaaaggaaaagagatG CTTTGCCTAAGTGACTCCGGTGACTGCCTACGGGAGCAGATGCAGTATATGATGAGGTCACTGCAAGATTTAAAACAACCTTGGAAAAGCTGCCCTGCAGCCAGGCGCCCCCTCGCTCCCATCAACGCTCAACTCCCAGCCTTAGTCCAACACTCGGCACTGGCGCGCGCTTGTCAGCAGCGAGCTTTACAACGGGAGCAACGCGCACGCCTACGGATGTCTGATGCCAGCACGGCCAGTACCTACGACTCTGCCTGCTGCCTGGCGAGTCCTCTGGAAGAGGATGAGGACGACTCCAGCAGCCGGTTTGGGTTCAGACTGAGCACGGCCTCTCCCAGCAGTCACAAGAGTCTGGAGTTTGATTCAGGCTACTCCGAGGCCTCGTGGCAGGATGATGGAGTATATCTGAGGAGGACCAGGAATGTGCGGGTGTCATCTTCAGCCTGCATGCGCACACAAAGATTACCAAGCGGACGTATTCGCCCCAAATCCACCTCCGACGTTTGTCTGGAGACATGGACATCATTTGAGGCCAGTGACCCGGAGGACTGGACAAACTCTTTATTGACCAGAGGGCGCAACCGCCAACCTCTGGTTTTAGGTGACAACAGCTTTGCAGATCTCATACAGAACTGGATGGACTTGCCAGAATGTCCAGAGCCTACCAACCTGAAGCCAACTTCAAGGCCTAGGCTGGGAAAAACCTTCTTCGTCAATATGAGGAGGAAACTAGTTGGACTGTCTAAGAGTGTGGAGGACAAAGTGAGGATGAGATCCACTGAATCTCAGATTAACAGAACTGACAATGCTGCAAAACGTCTGTCCTGTCCGGTTGTGGCAGCACAATCCAGAGTTCCATTTTTCCACAAGTCGCACGCGTGCATTAATGAGCTCGATGCGGACTTCTATCGCTTTGCAGCTCTCATGAAGTCAGGCAGCCGGCAGCCCATAATCTGCAAAAATATTATCAGCTACATCTGA